CTGCGCCGCCAGCGTTTTATTGTGCGCCAGCACCAGGGCGGGGCGGTTCAGCCGCGCGATCAGGTTGGCCATGGTGAAGGTCTTGCCCGAGCCGGTGACGCCGAGCAGCACCTGAAAGCGGCGGCCGCTTTCCGCTCCTTCGACCAGCTCGGCCAACGCCCGCGGCTGGTCGCCGGTCGGTTGGTATTCCGAAACGAGTTTGAATTGATCCATGTTTCAATCCGTCAGCGGCCAGCGCCGCGCCGGATCGCCCGCGGGGCGGGCGACGGCGACCAGCCATTCGGCGTCGGCGGCCTGGTATTCCCGGCCGGTCAGGTCGCCGAACACGGTTTCCAAACGCCAACCGGTTTCCAGCAAGAGCGATTCGAGTTCCGCCGGCGAATAGGCGGCGTGGCAGATGGCGAATTCACGGACCAGCTTGCCGTGCTGATCCAGAATGAACACCTGGTGCACTTGTTTGCGCTGTTCGGCGAGGTAGCGGCGCTCCTCGAGCCAAAGCTGCCGCCCTTCGTGAAACGGGCTGCTTTCCTTGATGTTCCAGGTGCGGCCGACGTCCTCCCGCAGCGCGTTGCGAGTGATGAGGTCGAGCACCAGCACCCCGTCGTCGGCGATCCAGCGTCGGATTTTTTCCAGCACGCGCCGGAATTCGTCCGGCCGAAACGCGTTGCCCTGGGCATAAAGCAGCGTCACGGCCTCGAACGACCGGTCGGGAAAGTCGACGGCGCGCGCGTCGGCTTCCCGATAGTCGATCGGCAGGCCGAGGCTCGCCGCCTGTTCCCGCGCGTAGGCGATCGCGGCCGGCGAGAAATCGACTCCCGTCGCCGCA
This region of Myxococcales bacterium genomic DNA includes:
- a CDS encoding methyltransferase domain-containing protein, giving the protein MKAKSKNWLDELRDRRLNAPVKGGWSSFPWDDPELSRQVLKLHLDSSNDQASRPYDLIVAECAFLDGIFRDALGRPARVCDLTCGPGFYAVELTRLGHAATGVDFSPAAIAYAREQAASLGLPIDYREADARAVDFPDRSFEAVTLLYAQGNAFRPDEFRRVLEKIRRWIADDGVLVLDLITRNALREDVGRTWNIKESSPFHEGRQLWLEERRYLAEQRKQVHQVFILDQHGKLVREFAICHAAYSPAELESLLLETGWRLETVFGDLTGREYQAADAEWLVAVARPAGDPARRWPLTD